TAACGAAACGCTATTGCATAAAACAGTGATAAATACTAAACGTATTATATTTGACgatatataaaagagagacatTATTTGAGCTTCGAGATTCAACTTTGGTAGCGGAGTTGGAGTTTCGATTTTGGCGCGAGGAGTACTGGAGTACTGGATTCGACTCTCTGGGTGTGTGAGGTGTTTAGCATAAAATCGAACGTTAATTAGACGCAGTTATGCAATGAGAAACTAACTGCAATTTCTTAAACTTGGGTTTTtggccaaaattaaatttaatactcGTCAATTACTTGGAAAAAAGAATCACTGTGGAAAATAATGACCCCAAACTATGCGGCTATGATGtaagttaacattttatttacaagGCTTTGTGAAAAGCCGGAAGAACCGgaatcaaggggggggggggtgggttgtgtttTATTCTTCACTACATAACTGCGTCCATTAAtctcaataaaaacaaaaaaaatatataatgtctgtaaaattgtattttaacaaaagtaCGTGTGTACAGGAATACTAAATGGAAAACTCGCGCATATTGGGTGAATTGTTATGCCACCTGACGTTGAATGTTACTAACGAGAATTCGATTGCCGATTTCGAGTGTCCAATTGATGGAATGTATAACAGTTGGAAAGTCTGACGTTCGGGCACCCAGCTCTTAGAATGTTCAGCTGTTGTAATGCACTACTGTTCCAGAATGTCCAACTACTGAAATGTTCCAATGTTGGGACTGGTCAAATATGGCATTTTAAACTGTGGGAATATCAATCTGGTTGAATTTCCAACTGTGGGAATGCCCAATAGTTTTTTTGTGGGTCTACCTATCAGAATGTTCAAAGTTTTTATATGTAGAACTATTATATTTATGAACGGTTGGAATGCCCAACTGTTGATTTCCAAATATTGTTGTTGGATTCCAAACTGTTCAAATGTTCAACTTTTGGAATGTTCAGCTGTCAGAATGTACGACAGTTGAAATTTCCAACGGTTAACATGTTGAAATGTTGAGATTTTTTACGGTTAGAAAGCTCCAAGTGTTTGAATACCCAATTGTTTAAATGCCAAAAAACTGTTCGAGagttcaaaaatttcaaatatataactGTTCGAGTGTCCACCCATTAGAATATCTAACTATTGGAAAGTCAAACTGTTCAAGCATACGCTTGTTGGGTTGCCGAACTGTTAGAGGGTTCAGCTTTTTCAAATAGCTAACTGTTGTAGCGTCCAACTAATATTGTGTAAATAAGTTGCTtgccttctgggttgtagccgtgtccttggcaaataattcaccgacgtttcggttgacattgcagccgccatcatcagggagcatttaTATACtgctgatggcgactgcaatgtctaccgaaacatcggtgaatcattcgccaatggtcgtggctacaacccagaagccaagctacttcagacaatggccgtgaaagcctgcgaacattattaatacttagagacctgaaaaattcgcagattcatctcgcgatagtctgaaattcatacactgctcttgctattggctccactgttcgtctgggcgactctgggccaatgagaaaaccctCTAACcaaaagaagtgacgaatctcggggcaaaaccagttgagacgactcacaagtcagcagccaaaacgaactggccgttatttgcccgagtgtacagaggactgtgtagactatcgtggaggtcatcgaaacccgcgaaatttttcagTTCCCTGATCAAtacattagagacctgaaaaaattcgcggggttcatttcgcgatagcctagaatccaaatacatttgcctttcttgccgcttcagtgatcgggccacacagtttatctgaaggactctggaccaaatgaaaaaacgttcgacagaagaagtatcgaatcacaagcttcccggTTTTACACGCGTCACGAGTTAGtggccaatcagcaggtgtaaacagcacaagtacatagaggatcatggcaggggcgtagccagggggggttttaggggttcaaaatcccccccccccctaagcgcaaaatctttaattaatttcttattcatcactcaaacaaatttcatattaaaattaataaaaattttaccattacaatatttaaatttaagaaccgaaaactgctaaaatagcactattttacaccttaaaatccaaatttttcccgggggaggacccccagaccacCTCCGCTTTAATAtgggccagggggggggggtgaggaccatgcttcttaatactccccccatacacaaatcctggctacgccactggcatcacggggtctatcctagaggtcgttggaatacgcgaattttttttgtccctTTATCAAtgcttagagacctgtaaaattcgcggattcatttcgcgataggatagagtccaaatacttttgacattattttgcttcagtgattgggccacagtttatcggaaggactctgggccaatggaaaaatctttaacagaagaatatagcgaatcacgatcattccagtcaacaacAGGTGTTATACGAGTCGGTAAccgatcagcagatgtaatttgcacacgagtgaatagaggatcatggagtctatcctttagggatttgaaatcgcgaattttatagGTCTCTATGAATGCTGCGACATTACGTCGGCCTGCCCCTCCGCCCCGCTCCCCGGACCCGCCCCCTCGGTGACGGCCGCCATCTCGCGGGCGTACTTCCTCATGTAGTCGCCGTCGGGGTCGTACTTGGAGCAGAGGCGCTGCCACACCTGCTTGCGCTCCGTCGCCAGGATGCGGATCACCTCCTCGGCCGAGGCCTTCTGCTTCGGGGTGCACTTGGCGCAGCCGTTCTGCAGCGCGTCCACCAGGTGCTCTGCGGaccacagacacacacacacaccccccgtCACCCGTCGCGTCTCCACCGCGGCGCGTCGAGGAAGTCGTGAGAACACGCGCTTCTGACCGGACGACAACAATCAtaacaagtccttgtcagaattgtaacgagagaggaaaaatattgatggtccgaaaaatgaaaattaataaaaaaaaataaattctagtaaaataaaaagaaaaaacaaattaaacacagagagagagagagagagaggaaaaaaacaacaatagtttaggtttgcgatttaaagtgataaaaaaagtatttaaatactaaaaattgaactcttatgagggtactgattgcttcgttgttaatatcacacgggtgtttttttttttttttacttgtatgggaaaattaagaattataaggcatctagtgcgtggcaacaatgttaatggGCAATAGGAAATacacttctagcgcctgcggcattgtcaacacgcacttcgtacgtgtactgcatgttgtatctaacgccctccaacgcatttgattctaaattggacttttagtaaggatccctaatgttattgataatattataaagcctatagccttcctcgataaatttactatccaacactgaaagaatttttcaaatcggaccagtggttccagagattagcgcgttcaaacaaacaaacaaactcttcggctttataatattagtatagataactagggaccggaaaaattcgcgtgttcagttacctgtaggatgaactccataattctacgtacactcggtcaaatgccacaccCGCTcatttggctgctgtcttgtgagacgttacagcgtagcagcctgtgattcgtataaagcttcgGTCGGATGTTTCTCAGGATTGgcccaatggcagaggcagcactgaggtataacgatttgtattttagcctatcgcgaaatgaattcgcgaatttttccggtctctaataataacttATTCCTCCCCCCttgttttacactttgttaacaatattttagagaccggaaaaattcgcggattatttcGCGACAGGCTGAAATGCAAACAATTTTACCTTCGTGCAACTCCTGctgttggttcactgttgacctggaggactgcgggccaactataggccctcagtcaaagcagtatcgaatcacgagtctcccagctgagacgcctcacaagtcagcagccaatgaacaggtgacgtttgcccgagtgtgcacaggatcgtggtgtctatcctggaggtcgttgaatacgcgaatttttccagtccctaacaatattcacttaattaaccaggaaatttagcactcaacAAAGCAAGCTTCTTTGTACGTGAGTGCATCTGGTCACTTCAAATTTAATTACAAGCGGTAGGAATTTTGGACGATTGTAAACACTTgcaaatgtataataactgaggaataaatacatatataaaatataaccttgcATTAGTTTCATaaagtggccgtgcggggccgccagccagccccGAAACCTGGCGctcgtcgcggtcctgtctgcgttcgtaacaatactgaTAGAATCCAAGGTTCATCATCCACGCAACTGTTTAACTCTTACGCAGTCTTCTAAGGACGCGTGTTATAAACAAGAGGGTAGAATGCGTTTTATCACAGAACAGCTAAATCAACGTTGGTTGGAAAAAATTTTCGTATTAAAATTACGAGAACATAGgcagaacaaaatattttgcaaacttacACAAGCGCTCACTTTATATACGAAATTTATCTTACAagaattattttttggaattttaaaataatttctttaaaaacttTTGATAAGTTCAAAAGTAAACTCTTTCTTGTTTACACACGTGCTTGTTCGCAATGGATCACGTAACGCGAGAGAGGGGATCCTCAGATTTCGCACGAAGATGAAAAATTTCTGGAACCACGGAAATCGCTTGGTTCCAAAATTTTTGGGACATTCTTCGTTGCGAAAGTCCGTTATTTCACTGTAATTTCctatagatagggaccggaaaaatacgcggattcaatgacctctaggatagcctccattagcctttgcacatctcaagtaaacacgcgtgttcattgggtactaaattgtgaggcgtctccactgggtagctcgtgattcgacgcttctttggtcgatagtctctcattggcccagagagctccagttaaacatgcgagccaatagcagaaccagcagaattgtacacatgtttgaatttcagcctatcacgaaatgaaaccgcgaatttttccggtctctacctatagataggggcaggcatttttcgcgaataaatcttaacgtatattagactgcaacaaggtacacccgcaacagcggtttcttccttgtgattggcggccgtctgcgaagaagtcgttgccttatttgaccgagccacacaggacgcgtttgcttccgcactcaattactgtgattggtgttgtaacaatcgacatgcgcctgaaagaaattcacccaatcacgaaacacagacgatgctacagtgttttaacttataactgatctcggaatcttttcgcgaagtatgcatggccctacctatAGAGTGAAGGAGTTAAACTGCGTTAAGTTCCGCGAACGACATCAACCAATCCCCAAAAAAAGGGCTGTGAACTGGCCAGAAATCACGCGGAATCGTCCGCCCAATCATTGTCGGGACGCAAAAACGTGCTATGGACGGCACGAGAACAATTAAGAGCCACGTAGAGTCTAATCGGACAGCGGGCAACCAGTACGTGACAGAGGAGGGCTGAACCACGCCGCACGCACGTTGTGCAAGTATCTGTAACCACGACAAATTGTTCTGCGATCGCCAGCAACACGactggaaattattttttcaatcacTCCTATGACTAAGGATACCTGTATTTCGCGGATACATCtagtgtcaggctatttcacacataaatgtagcttttttttcttagaggtttggcgaattgcgggcgtgcagcagtatgGTAACTAGGTaagtcctcattggccccgtcaagtgcgggaaaacagccttcaccgaccacagccaataattacaagaaaaaatctacagtgttttgtaaaataccttggcacgaaatgtattcgcgaaatacaggtgtccctacctatgactagaaaaaaaaaacacctgaaaAAAATAACGTCTTTTGGAAGAGGATTCCACTGAAGAGGGTTATTATATTATGCCATCTTGGTAACAACAGATTTTAGTATATAACAGTTTTGTACAGTTTGATTTTTAATCTTTGGCTTCGTTAAAGGATAGTATGTTAATTAAAGGAATGactgaagttaatagtgactaGCTGCTCCCAATAGTTTATCCTGCGAAGTAATTGACGTTtaagttgaaattttattttatcaactgTAATTCTACTGTTAATAAGACAATATTTTATAGTCTTTAAATATCTCTATGTGTAATCTCTGCATTAacgaatgttaaaataaaaagctAAAAAGTTTAATGGTCTATAAACTGCTTAAATCAATATGGCGTCAAACTGTTGCTATCTCTCCCCTTTAAAATCATGTCAGGTAAAACatctttaggcaaaacgactgtgaataaaccaacttttttttagGAACAAAGTCTTTAGACACTACTTTAGGTAAACCGTCTTCGGGTAAACCGATGTCAGACGCAACGATTTAGATAAACTAACATGAGCAAAACGTTATTAGGTAAACATAATTCAGGCACAATTCTTTTAACGTAACCCTACTGTAGGAAAAACATATTTAGATAAACAGACTTCAGACACAGGCCACTATTTACACAAACGCTAGGCAAAATGGGTCTAGACATACTGGCTTTAGACAAAACGGTTTTAGACAAACCATCTTtggacaaaacattttttttagacaaatcaGCGTAGTTGTAAATTAGATTTAGACAAACCGGCTTTggacaaaaactttttttagacAAATCAGCTTAGGATAAAATAGCTTTAGACAAACCGGCTTTggacaaaaactttttttagacAAATCAGTttaggataaaatattttttagacaaGCTGGCTCTGAACAAAACGGCTTTAGACAAACAAGCTTTGGAAAAAAATGGCGTTAGACAAACTGGCTTTGGACAAAATGGCTTTGGACAAAACCTTTTTTAGACAGATCAGACTAGGATAAAATAGCTTTAGTTAAGATGGTTTTGGACGAAACGGCTTTAGAAAAACCGGCTTtggacaaaactttttttttagacaaatcaGCTTAGGATAAATTAGCTTTAGACAAACCGGGTTTGGAAACGGACTCGGGaggccaagcgcggctccagaagggggggggggcggtgggggcgatagcccctcccgagactaattttattgattagtgtacatttatgtttacttaaacacttaatttaatatgttaaacttttatctcatcaagcATTGCACGGAGCTAccaaggttctgtatttgaaaccctggtatttgttaataatattccAATAtaccactttaatttttttttttttgcaactgcgaCCTTTCTCTgcgcgatagcccctcccgaggcCGCCATTGGTCGGGAGGAGGCTCACTCACCCTTGAGCATCTCGCCGTGGTGCGTGCAGCGGCCCTCGCCCATGAGGCACTTCTCGTACATGGCGACCATGCGCTCGTTCCGCACGAGGGCCGGCAGGTTGAGGTTGTCCGGTACCTCCGGGTAGCTGCCCTCCTGCCCGCCGGCCAGCGACCTTCCGGCAACCAccgccagcagcagcagcagcagcggccGCCACGTCGTCTCCATGGCTGGCGCGGCGCTACCACACACTGCCGCGCTGTTAGACCGCAGCGTGCGTTCCAATGGACACATAGAGACccgtattcaacgacctccaggatagactccacgatcccgtgcacacccgggcaaacgtcacctgttcattagctactgactcgtgaggcgtatcaactgggagactcgtgattcga
This genomic stretch from Bacillus rossius redtenbacheri isolate Brsri chromosome 16, Brsri_v3, whole genome shotgun sequence harbors:
- the LOC134540298 gene encoding uncharacterized protein LOC134540298, translating into MDRLLTAVAVALLLLCLGAAGEEDKYTTRYDSIDIEAILRSDRLLNSYVTCVLTGRACSPEGKLLRELLPDALQTDCAKCSDVQKKQAGKVLAHLLQFKRPVFDKLMAQFDPDGSFRKRYGFLEDDDDYVEEEEAQAATCAAVCGSAAPAMETTWRPLLLLLLAVVAGRSLAGGQEGSYPEVPDNLNLPALVRNERMVAMYEKCLMGEGRCTHHGEMLKEHLVDALQNGCAKCTPKQKASAEEVIRILATERKQVWQRLCSKYDPDGDYMRKYAREMAAVTEGAGPGSGAEGQADVMSQHS